The sequence GAGACCAAGCGAATCTGCAAAGTATGAGCAATCAATTAGCGGGAGAAAATGACGTGATTTTGGCTATCGCAACCCCAGCGGCTCAAACATTAGCTAATCTGACTAGTCAAGATCCTATTTTATTTACGGCTATCACTGATCCTGTCGATGCCGGTTTAGTGGAAAGCAATGACGTTCCAGGTACGAACCTTACAGGAACAAGCGACATGGTGCCTATTGAAGACCAAGTTTCTTTGTTGCTGTCTCTCACACCTGATGCTCAAACGATTGGCATTATTTACAATTCCAGTGAACCCAATTCTAAGATCCAAGCCGATTTAGCACAGAAAGCTCTTGAAGCTGCTGGAGTAAAGGTTAAAGTATCAACCGTTACAACAACGAACGATGTTCAACAAGTTATGACCACGCTTGCTGAAGAAGTTGACGGAGTTTACATTCCAACAGACAACACTTTGACCAGCACGATGCCGACTGTCAGCGAGATTGCAAAAGAATACGACTTGCCAGTAGTTCCAGGTTCAGCTGGAATGGTAGAATCTGGAGGATTGGCAACTTACGGTATCAAATACGAAGATTTAGGACGTCAAACGGCTCGGATGGCATTGGAAATAATTGAGAATGGGAAAAACCCAGCTGAAATGCCAGTAGAAACCTCAGATCATTTAGAATTGTTTATCAATGAAGAAACGGCGGAATCGCTTGGCATCGATCCTTCTAGCATTACCATGCCAGAAACAGCTGATTAAAATAAGCAGCTCACTTTATTATAGGGTAATTTAAAATTCAAATTTTTCTTCTAGTCTAATCCGTTAACTAAAATTAAAACCATATATTAGCGAATATTTTAAACGGATGTTTGAGAACGAGCGATT is a genomic window of Carnobacterium sp. CP1 containing:
- a CDS encoding ABC transporter substrate-binding protein, producing the protein MKNGKRINNKLAGLAIALIATLSLAACGNSADSKEDEVVHVGILQFMEHGPLTSAREGFLSELAEAGYVEGENLVVDYQNAQGDQANLQSMSNQLAGENDVILAIATPAAQTLANLTSQDPILFTAITDPVDAGLVESNDVPGTNLTGTSDMVPIEDQVSLLLSLTPDAQTIGIIYNSSEPNSKIQADLAQKALEAAGVKVKVSTVTTTNDVQQVMTTLAEEVDGVYIPTDNTLTSTMPTVSEIAKEYDLPVVPGSAGMVESGGLATYGIKYEDLGRQTARMALEIIENGKNPAEMPVETSDHLELFINEETAESLGIDPSSITMPETAD